In the Triticum aestivum cultivar Chinese Spring chromosome 2B, IWGSC CS RefSeq v2.1, whole genome shotgun sequence genome, ccctcgtcctcccccTGCACCCGGGTGAAAATTCACAACTTTGGTTGGGCAGCGGCGGTGCCCTGCtccgtcaccttcttgaaggcgccgctttgggtccGCGGGGAGGTGGGACAGCTGCAGCGTGTTCTTGGCGTTCCTGATGGCGGCGGTTCTATCTTTAGTGGTGTCGCTTCGCCATGGCGGTCGGCTGGTCCGGCTCTCGTGGTGATTGTGGTGCCCAACTCTTCGCCGTGTCTTCCTGGGGTGCTCCCATCCCGTTCAGAGAggctggaggtggagcggcttcatcttgcacggagcttcggtggagatgtcaagtcattcctgaccgacaggtgctacgctttgtcatgcctggtcggcaggtgctacgcacgacagatcttccaaagacttcaagctatgtcggctggtggtacttggcagcatggtgctgatgtgtatcagtggcgaccgcgacatgCTGAGTTGTTTGCGTgtagggaggaggtgccgttggacgttgtggtggcgtcgacgacagctggaccgagcaaggttgatgcatcagtatagttctgaagatggagcggtggcagttggcggcggcggcctctgagtgcacgccagaccggtgagacccatgcccggcaggcgtcctggatgggacctcaggtcttagatattaggtttggctgcgatgtctgtttggtattaggcccaggctatctgcgcctcttcatcaactggatagagtTGCTTATatggcggctttagtcttactgttgtattactttgtaaggtcttgtgagaataattaataaagtggccgtatgcatcgcccagatgcagaggccgggggtcatcctccttttctaaaaaaaaataatTCCTCTGTTCTCGGCATATTTTGGTGGACAATTTTGTATCACAACCAACGGCTAGTTTTTCATGAGACCTGACGTACCAGctaatatagtactccctccgtccggaaatacttgtcggagaaatgcctAAAAATGAATGtattagaactaaaatacatctagatacattcattcctccgacgagtatttccggacggagggagtaccactccctccgtcccataatataagagcgttttttacactagtgtagtgtaaaaaacgctcttatattatgggacggagggagtagttccgtGTTTCAAATCTCACAATATTCTGAAACACGTAGTACAAACTGATAACTCAGAGGAACATTGAAAGAGTTTTTAGTATATGGAGATGTGAGTGGAAAGGATGCAGGGAAATACCAAAAAGGAAGTTATCGAGGCTCCCGTTCTTGATGTATTCGTAGACAAGTAGCATCTCCTTCTGATGCCAGCAAAACCCCAGTAGCCTAACAAGGTTCTTGTGCTGGAGCTGTGCCAACACCAGCACTTCATTGCGGATCTGATCCAGTCCATGTCCAGCACCAGCACCATCTATAAGTTTCTTCACTGCTATTTCCTGCCCGTCCGGGAGGTTTCCCTGAAGCAGAGGTTATTTTTCAGTAGAAGAACAGACAGAGTGCGCCAAATAGTTTCACCCTGCATTCTCCAAGCTTGTCTATTTACCTTGTATACAGTTCCGAAACCGCCTTCTCCAAGCTTATGCTTCTCTGAGAAGTTTCCGGTTGCCTCTTGCAGCGTCGGAAAATCGTAGATAGTGCACTTCCCCCTCGCCATTTTGTTAAATGCTGTTCCACACACACATAAGAGACGCCACTACAGTTTGTAGTGCCAATAATATCCAGTGCTTTGAGCAAGCAGTTGACCAGTTACTCACAGTCATCATGCTTCTTGGCCTTTCTTCTCTTGAAGCGAATAAAAGCAAAGACTGCAAGAATCAACATCAGGACGGCGAAACAAGCGGCGCCTGTAGAGATCCCTGCCACTCTCCCTTTCCTCCCTGCATTGAAATCAAACAATGGATACAACATCAAACGGAGTTTTCAAGTAGTACGTACGTGGAATGATGTGGAATTTGCGCCAGATGGGGAAACCGAGAACCAGACCCGACCTGCTGGCGTCTCTGCGGTAGCAATCGAAGGCACGGCTGCGGGTGCTGGTGCCGGCGGCGCCGAGAGCTTCACCATGGCGCCGCCCGTGTAGAACGGGTTCACGCCGTACCTCAGGTTGCACCAAACCCCAAGAGCTCGGCCGCCAGACTTCCCGTTCTGGAACAAGAACCACGGCGCGGCTCCGATGAAGCCGCCGAGGCAGCCTCGGCACTGCGCGGCCGTCATCTCCGGCACGCACTGCGCCAGCCCGTAAATCTTCGGGTAGTACGTCGCGTCGAAGCTCCCCTCGCCCGTGGCGAAGTACTTCTTGGCGGGGTCGCCGCGAGCGGCCACGGCCTGGTCGACCGTCGCGTTGAGGAGCGCGAGGGCGGCGGCGTTGAACCAGGCCGCAGGGGCTGTGAGGTTCTCCTCGTCCGAGGAGTAGGTGCCGGCGGGGGATTCCACGCCTATGAAGTCCAGGAAGCGCTGGTCGGAGAAGCGGAGGACGCAGTCGTCCTGGTAGATGGCGACGTCCTTGCTGTTGGGGCAGCCGCGCTGCGCGCCCGGGAAGCCCGCCGCGACGCAGGCGCGGCAGGACGAGGCGTTGGCGTCGCCACGGCAGAGAGCCAGCGCGGAGATGAGGTCCGGCACCACGCCCACGGTGGCCGTGGCGAAGCCGGCCGGCGATGCCGAGACGTTGGCCGGTAGCGCCGCGGCGAGCAGGCCCAGATTGGTCTGATAGGTGCTGTTGGCCGCGTAGGCGCCGCTGGCGCATGTGGTGGACTGCCACTGCGTCCCCTGGGCCGCGGCCAGCGGCAGCAGCACGACCGCGAGGAGGTAGCCGCCCAGCATGGTTGTCTCTGGCAGAAAGCGGAAGAGATTGAGGCACGAGCTGGCTGCACAATCGACAAACAACAGCtccgggattgccatgcaacttcgcGAAAGAAGCGGTTCAAAAAAGGAAAAACTTGAGGAAAGAAAAAGGGTACTGCTGCAAGTGGCTGATTTTGACCCATCAGTACAGTCGTTGAACTCAACTTGTCCGCGTCACGACGATACTACGCAAGCGCGCCAGGTTTCGGCTCCGCCGGGATCGTTGCCGTCGGGTCAGGGGCTCTTAGAGCATGGCCAACGGGCCACGCTGGACCGGTGCCCCAGCATACCACGTAGGTTCACAGAGTCCAACTCAGCTAAAGGTAATGTTTGCAGAGGCAAACCACTTCCTGCAGAGGAGTCCGCCTCTTGCCTGACAAAGTGCAGGAGGACCACACTGCCCACACACATAAAAAGCAAGGTGAAGGATGATGACGGTGGAAAGTTGGATAGAAAATTAACTAAGTGGGGCCAATATAAATCATAGGAGGCAGTTTTGCGTTGGGTGGTGCTTGATTGAAGCGATGGTTTCAACTCCATTTGCTTACGTGCACCGGCGGGGCAGCAGCATGGTGCTGcccccattgtacatgcccttagaccGTGTTTGCTTCGTAATTCTAGTCTTAACTAAAAAAGTTCCTAATCCCAAAAAAGTACCTTCCGGTTTGTTTTCAAGGACTAAAAAATTCATAGTCCCTTTTTGGatgttattaaatgaccatgttatcCTTAATATACAGagaaataacaaccaaacaacaccatgggacgGCGGGGCAATAGGTGCAGGGAGGAGCATGGTTGGAAAAGTCTCAAAGAAGACTcttcttgagagtcttcttcatttaatcccaaaaagcaacttttagtccctagtagtccctcctgtttggttaaaaagtctctaaaaaggctttttctagtcccaggaaacaaacacccccttacaTTGCCAAGTTGATGATttgagagcaactccaacgggccgacccaagcGGACACCGCTTTTGTCCACttttcgtccgtttgggtcggccaggcggacATGCGCGTCCGCATTCTGAAATGGGTCGGCTTGGCCGCCCAACGGGGGGCAGACCCAAATGTGCCGCCATGCAAAAAAAATGGTCGCACGAAATAAACTTaaaataaacataattaaacataagtGGCTCGTCAAACGccggccaaagtccacttaaacataactaaacattaattaaaacattaaaaaaaGTCTGCGCCCGCCTTCTGCTGCCATAGATGTCGttggccttgcccttgcccttggcgtcgacgccgccgtcgccatcaccagtgaggtcgatgaagacgggaCCAGGGCCTGCCCACCCGAATGCCGCCTGGTACGCTGCCAGGGCAGCCTTCTCCGGCGTCTGCTGGGGCGGCGGCATTGCGGCTAgccgcgcgcgctcctcctcctcctccttgagcCAGAGCGCCTCCGCATCGTGCTGGAGCATGGCCTCGTAGCGAATCTGCTGCTCGCCGTCGGCCTGCTCCTGGCTGAGCCAGTGCGCCTTCCAGCGCTCGAGGTGGGCGGCCTCCTGCTCCGGCGTCGCGTCGAAGTGGACGGGGggcgcgctcacccactcgcggtactggcccgtccacgagtaggcctcctacggcaaagtgggtggaggcggggacCGCTTCCACGTCGGCTCTGGCTCCGGCTTGGGCTGGATGGGcggcaacggtggcggtggcggcacgaacAGCGGGGAGTGGACGGAGTCCCCCGCCGCGGACAGGGTgagggcttgctccagcccatcgCAGCGCGCGTCCTCCTCGAGGCGGCTAGCCTCCAGCGCCTGCCGCATGGCCTCCTCCAAGGCGGCCTGGTACTCCGtctccgcctcctcgtcctccggcTGTACCTGCGGGGCCTGTCCTTCCCCGCGCGTTGTCCCTCCTGCTCGGGCGGTGGTGGCCGGCGACGGTGTGGCAAGGCGGCGGCGACGCTGCATGCCACGGTGGCCCTCAACGCGGCGGTGCGGCCGTTGTCATGGGGTGGCACGGCGGCGCTGTTGGCCGGCGGCGCCTACcgagcccagatctgggccggttTGGGCCTCGTCTGGGTTGGGTCGGGCCGGTGGCACGGCGCTTGGCGGCGTCGCTTCCTGGTGGCAGTGGTGAGGTGGCGGCGGTCTACGGGCGGCGAGTACTTCGATGGTCGGCGTGTTGCAGCGCGGTGACAGGGACTGTCCGGGCCCACGTGGGCTCGGCCAGGCTGTAGGGCCCGGCAAGTCCTCGTTGCCGCGTCTGGTCGGCTTCGCTCTTGCGATGGAGGCTGTTCCCTCCCACTGGTCGAGTAGTGCCCTCTCTCGTGGCCGTTGTCTCCTTTCCCTCTTCAGGCCTCGTGTCCGTAGCTCCAAAGAGACGGTGAGGATGGTCCGGTAACCGTGGTGACACATGCTGGTGGGCGAATGCGTGGGTGGTGCACTACGAAGTGTctggagtggtggtggtggttgtggatcgggagaaatccctgtcggcCGGTCGACACCGATGCAATGACGCTTGAGGGCGCCGTCGGACCTTCCTGAAGGGCATCGGGTATATCCCTTCCCCACTATCCCTTGCGTATCGGGGAAACCCTAGAACTTGTTTGGGCAACAACGGCGGCATtgtcgcattccttcttgaaggtgttgcttggtgcgCGGCGCTTCGGGATGCTGGAAGCGTGGTGGTATCTCTTCGGAGGGTGCAGCGGTTGCCAGTCTTCCTTTCTTCGTTGATCTGCCGGTGTCggcatttatttttccttttttttgttttcgcTTTTGGGCTTTTCTGTACTGCGGCCCAGCAAGCTGGATGTATCGGATGTTTGCTTTataactagtaagcgtgcacgtgcaatgcacgtctcgaCTAATCTTACAACCATATATGAAAATCCACTTGTGTATGTGAAAGGATAATCTGATGGTAGTAGTAAAGAAATATTTCAAATGAATTGTTGTGTTGATAAGGTTCATTTTTCACATAAAACCTATTGCATTCTTATTTCAAACAATAAGTAGCCTTCTTATTTCTATGAATCTTGAAGAACACATTTAAGTACTCATGTACATCCACTGTTTACCCTTTCATTGTAATaagattatttttttctaaatccTACTTTCCATAACCTTCTGTATGTTTTGACGCCATCGTTTCAACCAACTCCGTTGAATGCCACAGATCTATGGAGTAGGGGAACAACTGCTCTGCAGAAATGTCATTCCTTTAATCCAATCCTAATTAGCAAGAATATATTTAAACACAATCACAAAAAATTAGTGAGTGTACAAAATGTTCATGGTCCTGTTGCAAAGTAGGGCAATTATCTAGTAATGTAAAAAAATAAATTGAGAGGTCCACTAATCTACCCAAAATAATCCATGTAACTTCACTCAAAATGTAGGTTAACATATTTATCATCGTGAGCACTTGTGTTGGCATCCTTTCTAGCtaggaaaaaaaaatcaaaacctaTCTATAGAGAGGTGTCCATGTCCTTCTAGTTAGATATAATCCAAACTTGCCAGTCAATTGTTATTGTCAAGCAAATCATGTATGCTCAATTCACACCTGAAGTAATGACAAAGATTTACAGTCAAATCATGTTAGGACAGAATGCATGCACCATAATACAATTCAGGcaagcatcaacaccaagacaaACTCTTTTCTTGTTCTCTGATCTCATTTTTATGGATGTCAATATGACGACACCTTCACCTCCCCCGACAATAGTCAACATGGGTTTATTCAGTGACCATGAGCCGATGTATTCTTACAAAAAAAAAATAGAAGTAACTTTAATGGAAACATATGTATTTTATATACAACATGGGCAAGTTTACTAAACACTGTTAAGAAAAAACTTGCTGCCAACTACATATTGTTCAAACACAAGAGCAGAACATCTAGTCTTCGCCTTCGATGGCAAAACACCTTTGAAATAATTCGACAAGTGTTTGATGCTTGTATCCACGATAATTCAAcaagtgtgtgatacgtctccaacgtatccacttttccaaacacttttgcccttgttttggactctaacttgcatgatttgagtgaaactaacccggactgacgttgttttcagcagaactgccatgatgttgttttatgtgtagaaaaaaacagttctcggaatgtcctgaaaattcactgtaggatcgaaagtatgtctagaggggggtgattagactacttgaccaaataagaacttatccttttcccaattttagtctttggcagattttagctatcttagcataaggcaagcaatcttaacacaattcaagcaagcatgcaaagagtatatgagcagcggaaagtaaagcatgcaacttgcaagaatgtaaagggaagggtttggaggattcaaacgcaattggagacacggatgtttttgtcgtggttccgataggtggtgctatcgtacatccacgttgatggagacttcaacccacgaaggataacagttgcgcgagtccacggagggctccacccacgaagggtccacgaagaagcaaccttgtctatcccaccatggccgtcgcccacgaaggacttacctcactagcggtagatcttcacgaagtaggcgatcttcttgcccttacaaactccttggttcaactccacattcttgtcggaggctcccaagtgacacctagccaatctaggagacaccactctccaagaagtaacaaatggtgtgttgatgatgaagtccttgctcttgtgcttcaaatgatagtctccccaacactcaactctctctctcataggatttggatttggtggaaagaagatttgggtggaaagcaacttggggaaggctagagatcaagattcatatggtaggaatggaatatcttggcctcaacacatgagtaggtggttctctctcagaaacagcaagttggaagtgtaggtttgttctcatggctctctccacgaatgaagaggaggtggaggggtatatatagcctccacacaaaatctaaccgttacacacaactttccaaactcggtgggaccgaattggtaaactcggtcggaccgatttagcaaatctagtgaccgttaggatttttggtgggaccgacatgcaactcggtaggaccgatgtggttagggttagggcataacgtaatctcggtgagaccgattacacaaattcggtgagaccgattttggtaataagctaaccagagagttggtcaggtaaactcggtgggcccgattcgctcatttcggtgggaccgaaatgttacgaaaaggaaacagggagtttacattgcaatctcggtgggaccgattgctcatctcggtggtaccgaaacgttatgaagggaaaccgagagattacaatcccatctcggtgagaccgagattcctattggtgagaccgatttgcctagggtttgtggcagtggctatgacatctgaactcggtggcgccgggtagaatgaatcggtaggaccgagtttgacttttggtttaggtcatatgtggatgtgagaaagtagttgagggttttggagcatatcactaaacattgtggagcaagaaactcattaagcaacacctcatccctccttgatagtattggcttttcctatagactcaatgtgatcttggatcactaaaatataaaatgtagagtcttgagcttttgagcttgagccaatccttttatccttagcattttgagggatccacttttctcatccatgccatgccattcattgagcttttcatgaaatattcatcttggaatgatgttagctcaatgagttatatattgttaggaattaccaagaccacctaggaatagttgcactttcaatctccccctttttggtaattgatgacaacgtatagatcaaagcttcgacaaatgataattagagtgaaaaacattgtcgctttgagaagtatgtgataagcaagagctccccctaaatttgtgcatagtttaagatttgctttggactgcaaatgcacaaagagttagtctcatgggttactcttccatgtcacatacatcttggtggagcgctcaaaatgataataattgaatacatgcactcatcaccaagcaaagtgaatgatcatatagagataaatgggataatgtcatccagcaagcataaatgtagcatgtgatcaaacacatgatcatccaggtatcacacagacataaagtatctcaaacaagcaaacaaagttcaaccaccaaagcaagagagaataaaaagcaacactctctctctcaaagcctatgatctatacatttttctcccccttcggcaacaagttaccaaaaagttcatagaaaatgcatagcattagatcgactctcaggcttgatcttcaggtggtggtgtagagatggctccttggacgaagacttcagtagatgtggatggatctggaggtgtaggtgctgaagctggttgcactggagttgtaggagctgtagctggtgcagatgaagtggctctggtgtctgtcactggcactgcagctgatctctgagctctaggcactctggcaaatgcatcagtggttgtcttgccctgcctctcctgcatatcatcctgaagctacTCAACAACAGaatggatctcagttaccttcacatccaagttatAGAAcatctgctccatgatcctctccaggctctcctggttttgagtcaaggtggccagccccttctcaatcctcagagtggatgcaatcaagtagcctagctgatcttgtttgctcttcagaaagtactgagatgcctcttccattgttggcatcttggtagccttctctgtccttgccttctccttctttgcttgagcatgcacagaagatggttcatcttcatccataaccacttggttgtcctcaaagtctggatagataggcatgcgatccttgtccaacaagtatgtccatgtgcccatcttggagttaatcagctcctggatctgtggggcatacccacaacttctcttctggtcagctaatgtcctcttgatagtctcaactatgaggctcatgaccttgaacttctgtgtcacatcaaataagtgtagcaagtttattgcatggcctctgatcatgttgtggtcacctgacttgggcaagagagtatgcctgaggatctagttgatggttggcagtcctgacagatgataatgtacagatccaaacttatgtgtctcaactgcagcatctgggatctccttgtacatatgtgccatagtgttgtgatccatcttattcttggcatagacatccaagtcatcttctttctccttaggtgcattggtcagatttgcccattcttctattgttgattggtaccttgtaccttcagacatccatactatcctgccatctggatagaagtgtgctgtgtagtagaattgcattatgagctcatcgttccactttgtgagcttaaCTCCACATGCACTAAAACTGTCttgcacaccaggatagtgttcctcattctcctttatgtaggtccagtccacccacctcatgtcacaaactataggcttcttgtccagcaacactgtctcatagaaatcccgttgttccttagtatggaacctgtagtcaacagcagtccttctcctgatagcataaggatcagacaacctccactgtctgaggcctgcatcctttctcagcttcatgttctcagccacaggatgagcatcattg is a window encoding:
- the LOC123044626 gene encoding putative receptor-like protein kinase At4g00960 isoform X2; amino-acid sequence: MLGGYLLAVVLLPLAAAQGTQWQSTTCASGAYAANSTYQTNLGLLAAALPANVSASPAGFATATVGVVPDLISALALCRGDANASSCRACVAAGFPGAQRGCPNSKDVAIYQDDCVLRFSDQRFLDFIGVESPAGTYSSDEENLTAPAAWFNAAALALLNATVDQAVAARGDPAKKYFATGEGSFDATYYPKIYGLAQCVPEMTAAQCRGCLGGFIGAAPWFLFQNGKSGGRALGVWCNLRYGVNPFYTGGAMVKLSAPPAPAPAAVPSIATAETPAGRKGRVAGISTGAACFAVLMLILAVFAFIRFKRRKAKKHDDSFNKMARGKCTIYDFPTLQEATGNFSEKHKLGEGGFGTVYKGNLPDGQEIAVKKLIDGAGAGHGLDQIRNEVLVLAQLQHKNLVRLLGFCWHQKEMLLVYEYIKNGSLDNFLFDASRRNTLSWDEEYNIILGIAKGIMYLHEDSSVRIIHRDLKANNILIDDAMDPKIADFGLARLQVGGHTQTMTARVVGTYGYMAPEYAIHGNVSPKIDIFSFGVLVLEIVTKRRNCGSDDCETDTVNLLSDVWTCWTKGTILQMIDESLEGHPRIQALRCIHIGLLCVQADPDDRPDIPSIIFMLNREDMELQPPAQPAFFFGEDSNSPSPPCQQGIYVYNRSEVVFENTSVNGLTITDAYPR
- the LOC123044626 gene encoding putative receptor-like protein kinase At4g00960 isoform X1, with protein sequence MLGGYLLAVVLLPLAAAQGTQWQSTTCASGAYAANSTYQTNLGLLAAALPANVSASPAGFATATVGVVPDLISALALCRGDANASSCRACVAAGFPGAQRGCPNSKDVAIYQDDCVLRFSDQRFLDFIGVESPAGTYSSDEENLTAPAAWFNAAALALLNATVDQAVAARGDPAKKYFATGEGSFDATYYPKIYGLAQCVPEMTAAQCRGCLGGFIGAAPWFLFQNGKSGGRALGVWCNLRYGVNPFYTGGAMVKLSAPPAPAPAAVPSIATAETPAGRKGRVAGISTGAACFAVLMLILAVFAFIRFKRRKAKKHDDSFNKMARGKCTIYDFPTLQEATGNFSEKHKLGEGGFGTVYKGNLPDGQEIAVKKLIDGAGAGHGLDQIRNEVLVLAQLQHKNLVRLLGFCWHQKEMLLVYEYIKNGSLDNFLFVDASRRNTLSWDEEYNIILGIAKGIMYLHEDSSVRIIHRDLKANNILIDDAMDPKIADFGLARLQVGGHTQTMTARVVGTYGYMAPEYAIHGNVSPKIDIFSFGVLVLEIVTKRRNCGSDDCETDTVNLLSDVWTCWTKGTILQMIDESLEGHPRIQALRCIHIGLLCVQADPDDRPDIPSIIFMLNREDMELQPPAQPAFFFGEDSNSPSPPCQQGIYVYNRSEVVFENTSVNGLTITDAYPR